The Pseudopipra pipra isolate bDixPip1 chromosome 6, bDixPip1.hap1, whole genome shotgun sequence genome includes a region encoding these proteins:
- the PPP4R3A gene encoding serine/threonine-protein phosphatase 4 regulatory subunit 3A isoform X1, translated as MTDTRRRVKVYTLNEDRQWDDRGTGHVSSCYVERLKGMSLLVRAESDGSLLLESKINPNTAYQKQQDTLIVWSEAENYDLALSFQEKAGCDEIWEKICQVQGKDPSVDITQDLVDESEEERFDDMSSPGLELPSCELSRLEEIAELVASSLPSPLRREKLALALENEGYIKKLLEIFHVCEDLENIEGLHHLYEIIKGIFLLNRTALFEVMFSEECIMDVIGCLEYDPSLSQSRKHREFLTKTAKFKEVIPISDPELKQKIHQTYRVQYIQDMVLPTPSVFEENMLSTLHSFIFFNKVEIVGMLQEDEKFLTDLFAQLTDEATDEEKRQELVNFLKEFCAFSQTLQPQNRDAFFKTLSNMGILPALEVILGMDDAQVRSAATDIFSYLVEYNPSMVREFVMQEAQQNDDDILLINLIIEHMICDTDPELGGAVLLMGLLRTLVDPENMLATANKTEKTEFLGFFYKHCMHVLTAPLLANTTEDKPSKDDFQTAQLLALILELLTFCVEHHTYHIKNYIINKDILRRVLVLMASKHAFLALCALRFKRKIIGLKDEFYNRYIMKSFLFEPVVKAFLNNGSRYNLMNSAIIEMFEFIRVEDIKSLTAHVIENYWKALEDVDYVQTFKGLKLRFEQQRERQDNPKLDSMRSILRNHRYRRDARTLEDEEEMWFNTDEDDMEDGEAVVPPSDKPKNDEDIMDPISKFMERKKLKESEEKEVLLKTNLSGRQSPSFKLSFSSGTKSNLTSQSSASNLPGSPGSPGSPGSPGSPGSVSKSTSQMAAITTKGGLVGLVDYPDDDEEDDEDEDKEETLLLSKKAKLESS; from the exons GATACCTTGATTGTGTGGTCTGAAGCTGAAAACTATGATTTGGCACTTAGCTTTCaagaaaaagcaggatgtgatgaaatatgggaaaaaatatGTCAG gtTCAAGGCAAAGACCCTTCTGTTGATATTACTCAGGACCTTGTTGATGAATCTGAGGAAGAACGTTTTGATGATATGTCATCACCAGGTCTAGAATTGCCATCTTGTGAACTTAGTCGACTAGAAGAGATTGCAGAACTTGTGGCATCTTCACTGCCTTCACCATTACGCCGTGAAAAACTCGCACTAGCACTGGAAAATGAGGGTTATATAAAGAAGCTCTTAGAAATTTTTCATGTGTGCGAAGACTTGGAGAACATCGAAGGACTACACCACTTATATGAAATTATCAAGGGAATTTTCCTTTTGAACAGAACTGCACTTTTTGAAGTCATGTTTTCCGAGGAATGTATAATGGACGTAATTGGATGCCTAGAATATGATCCGTCTTTATCACAGTCACGGAAACACAGGGAATTTCTGACTAAAACAGCCAAATTTAAAGAAGTGATACCTATATCTGATCCAGAGCTGAAGCAAAAAATACATCAGACATACAGAGTACAGTATATTCAAGATATGGTCCTACCCACTCCCTCAGTTTTTGAGGAAAATATGCTATCAACACTTcattctttcatcttttttaataaagtggAAATAGTTGGTATGTTACAG GAAGATGAAAAATTTCTGACAGACTTGTTTGCACAACTAACAGATGAAGCCACagatgaggagaaaagacaggaaTTG GTAAATTTTCTGAAAGAGTTTTGTGCATTCTCACAAACACTGCAACCTCAAAACAGAGATGCATTTTTCAAAACCTTATCAAATATGGGCATACTGCCTGCACTAGAAGTCATATTG GGTATGGATGATGCACAAGTACGAAGTGCAGCCACTGATATATTCTCTTATTTGGTTGAATACAACCCATCCATGGTACGAGAGTTTGTCATGCAGGAAGCGCAGCAGAATGATGAT GATATATTGCTCATTAACCTTATTATAGAACACATGATTTGTGACACAGATCCAGAACTTGGAGGGGCAGTGCTACTCATGGGTTTGCTTCGTACTTTAGTTGATCCAGAAAATATGCTTGCCACTGCCAAT aaaacagaaaagacagagTTCTTGGGTTTCTTCTACAAACATTGTATGCATGTTCTGACAGCCCCTTTATTGGCCAATACTACAGAGGACAAGCCTAGCAAAG ATGATTTTCAGACGGCCCAGCTCTTGGCATTAATACTGGAATTGCTGACTTTCTGCGTAGAACATCATACCTATCACATAAAGAACTACATCATTAACAAAGATATCCTGCGGAGGGTTCTCGTTCTCATGGCCTCGAAGCACGCTTTCCTGGCATTGT GTGCCCTTCGTTTCAAGAGGAAGATAATTGGGCTAAAAGATGAATTCTACAACCGTTATATAATGAAAAGTTTTTTGTTTGAACCTGTGGTCAAAGCATTTCTAAATAATGGTTCCCGTTATAATCTGATGAACTCTGCCATAATAGAGATGTTCGAATTTATCAGAGTG GAAGATATAAAATCGTTAACGGCTCACGTAATTGAAAATTACTGGAAGGCACTGGAAGATGTAGATTATGTGCAGACATTCAAAGGGCTGAAACTACGATTTGAGCAACAAAGGGAAAGACAAGATAATCCAAAACTTGACAG CATGCGCTCCATTTTGAGAAACCACAGATACAGAAGGGATGCAAGAACCctggaggatgaggaggaaatGTGGTTTAATACTGATGAGGATGATATGGAAGATGGAGAGGCAGTGGTGCCCCCTTCTGACAAACCTAAAAATGATGAGGATATTATGGACCCTATCAGTAAattcatggaaagaaaaaaat tGAAAGAGAGTGAAGAAAAGGAAGTTCTTCTGAAAACTAACCTTTCAGGTCGTCAGAGCCCAAGTTTCaagctttctttttccagtgGTACAAAATCTAATCTTACCAGCCAGTCATCTGCAAGTAATCTGCCTGGATCCCCTGGGTCCCCTGGGTCTCCAGGGTCCCCTGGCTCACCAGGATCAGTTTCTAAAAGCACATCTCAGATGGCAGCTATTACAACTAAG GGAGGCCTCGTTGGGCTTGTAGATTATcctgatgatgatgaagaggatgatgaagatgaagataaAGAGGAAACTTTACTTTTGtcaaagaaagcaaagcttGAGTCATCATAA
- the PPP4R3A gene encoding serine/threonine-protein phosphatase 4 regulatory subunit 3A isoform X3 produces MSSPGLELPSCELSRLEEIAELVASSLPSPLRREKLALALENEGYIKKLLEIFHVCEDLENIEGLHHLYEIIKGIFLLNRTALFEVMFSEECIMDVIGCLEYDPSLSQSRKHREFLTKTAKFKEVIPISDPELKQKIHQTYRVQYIQDMVLPTPSVFEENMLSTLHSFIFFNKVEIVGMLQEDEKFLTDLFAQLTDEATDEEKRQELVNFLKEFCAFSQTLQPQNRDAFFKTLSNMGILPALEVILGMDDAQVRSAATDIFSYLVEYNPSMVREFVMQEAQQNDDDILLINLIIEHMICDTDPELGGAVLLMGLLRTLVDPENMLATANKTEKTEFLGFFYKHCMHVLTAPLLANTTEDKPSKDDFQTAQLLALILELLTFCVEHHTYHIKNYIINKDILRRVLVLMASKHAFLALCALRFKRKIIGLKDEFYNRYIMKSFLFEPVVKAFLNNGSRYNLMNSAIIEMFEFIRVEDIKSLTAHVIENYWKALEDVDYVQTFKGLKLRFEQQRERQDNPKLDSMRSILRNHRYRRDARTLEDEEEMWFNTDEDDMEDGEAVVPPSDKPKNDEDIMDPISKFMERKKLKESEEKEVLLKTNLSGRQSPSFKLSFSSGTKSNLTSQSSASNLPGSPGSPGSPGSPGSPGSVSKSTSQMAAITTKGGLVGLVDYPDDDEEDDEDEDKEETLLLSKKAKLESS; encoded by the exons ATGTCATCACCAGGTCTAGAATTGCCATCTTGTGAACTTAGTCGACTAGAAGAGATTGCAGAACTTGTGGCATCTTCACTGCCTTCACCATTACGCCGTGAAAAACTCGCACTAGCACTGGAAAATGAGGGTTATATAAAGAAGCTCTTAGAAATTTTTCATGTGTGCGAAGACTTGGAGAACATCGAAGGACTACACCACTTATATGAAATTATCAAGGGAATTTTCCTTTTGAACAGAACTGCACTTTTTGAAGTCATGTTTTCCGAGGAATGTATAATGGACGTAATTGGATGCCTAGAATATGATCCGTCTTTATCACAGTCACGGAAACACAGGGAATTTCTGACTAAAACAGCCAAATTTAAAGAAGTGATACCTATATCTGATCCAGAGCTGAAGCAAAAAATACATCAGACATACAGAGTACAGTATATTCAAGATATGGTCCTACCCACTCCCTCAGTTTTTGAGGAAAATATGCTATCAACACTTcattctttcatcttttttaataaagtggAAATAGTTGGTATGTTACAG GAAGATGAAAAATTTCTGACAGACTTGTTTGCACAACTAACAGATGAAGCCACagatgaggagaaaagacaggaaTTG GTAAATTTTCTGAAAGAGTTTTGTGCATTCTCACAAACACTGCAACCTCAAAACAGAGATGCATTTTTCAAAACCTTATCAAATATGGGCATACTGCCTGCACTAGAAGTCATATTG GGTATGGATGATGCACAAGTACGAAGTGCAGCCACTGATATATTCTCTTATTTGGTTGAATACAACCCATCCATGGTACGAGAGTTTGTCATGCAGGAAGCGCAGCAGAATGATGAT GATATATTGCTCATTAACCTTATTATAGAACACATGATTTGTGACACAGATCCAGAACTTGGAGGGGCAGTGCTACTCATGGGTTTGCTTCGTACTTTAGTTGATCCAGAAAATATGCTTGCCACTGCCAAT aaaacagaaaagacagagTTCTTGGGTTTCTTCTACAAACATTGTATGCATGTTCTGACAGCCCCTTTATTGGCCAATACTACAGAGGACAAGCCTAGCAAAG ATGATTTTCAGACGGCCCAGCTCTTGGCATTAATACTGGAATTGCTGACTTTCTGCGTAGAACATCATACCTATCACATAAAGAACTACATCATTAACAAAGATATCCTGCGGAGGGTTCTCGTTCTCATGGCCTCGAAGCACGCTTTCCTGGCATTGT GTGCCCTTCGTTTCAAGAGGAAGATAATTGGGCTAAAAGATGAATTCTACAACCGTTATATAATGAAAAGTTTTTTGTTTGAACCTGTGGTCAAAGCATTTCTAAATAATGGTTCCCGTTATAATCTGATGAACTCTGCCATAATAGAGATGTTCGAATTTATCAGAGTG GAAGATATAAAATCGTTAACGGCTCACGTAATTGAAAATTACTGGAAGGCACTGGAAGATGTAGATTATGTGCAGACATTCAAAGGGCTGAAACTACGATTTGAGCAACAAAGGGAAAGACAAGATAATCCAAAACTTGACAG CATGCGCTCCATTTTGAGAAACCACAGATACAGAAGGGATGCAAGAACCctggaggatgaggaggaaatGTGGTTTAATACTGATGAGGATGATATGGAAGATGGAGAGGCAGTGGTGCCCCCTTCTGACAAACCTAAAAATGATGAGGATATTATGGACCCTATCAGTAAattcatggaaagaaaaaaat tGAAAGAGAGTGAAGAAAAGGAAGTTCTTCTGAAAACTAACCTTTCAGGTCGTCAGAGCCCAAGTTTCaagctttctttttccagtgGTACAAAATCTAATCTTACCAGCCAGTCATCTGCAAGTAATCTGCCTGGATCCCCTGGGTCCCCTGGGTCTCCAGGGTCCCCTGGCTCACCAGGATCAGTTTCTAAAAGCACATCTCAGATGGCAGCTATTACAACTAAG GGAGGCCTCGTTGGGCTTGTAGATTATcctgatgatgatgaagaggatgatgaagatgaagataaAGAGGAAACTTTACTTTTGtcaaagaaagcaaagcttGAGTCATCATAA
- the PPP4R3A gene encoding serine/threonine-protein phosphatase 4 regulatory subunit 3A isoform X2: protein MTDTRRRVKVYTLNEDRQWDDRGTGHVSSCYVERLKGMSLLVRAESDGSLLLESKINPNTAYQKQQDTLIVWSEAENYDLALSFQEKAGCDEIWEKICQVQGKDPSVDITQDLVDESEEERFDDMSSPGLELPSCELSRLEEIAELVASSLPSPLRREKLALALENEGYIKKLLEIFHVCEDLENIEGLHHLYEIIKGIFLLNRTALFEVMFSEECIMDVIGCLEYDPSLSQSRKHREFLTKTAKFKEVIPISDPELKQKIHQTYRVQYIQDMVLPTPSVFEENMLSTLHSFIFFNKVEIVGMLQEDEKFLTDLFAQLTDEATDEEKRQELGMDDAQVRSAATDIFSYLVEYNPSMVREFVMQEAQQNDDDILLINLIIEHMICDTDPELGGAVLLMGLLRTLVDPENMLATANKTEKTEFLGFFYKHCMHVLTAPLLANTTEDKPSKDDFQTAQLLALILELLTFCVEHHTYHIKNYIINKDILRRVLVLMASKHAFLALCALRFKRKIIGLKDEFYNRYIMKSFLFEPVVKAFLNNGSRYNLMNSAIIEMFEFIRVEDIKSLTAHVIENYWKALEDVDYVQTFKGLKLRFEQQRERQDNPKLDSMRSILRNHRYRRDARTLEDEEEMWFNTDEDDMEDGEAVVPPSDKPKNDEDIMDPISKFMERKKLKESEEKEVLLKTNLSGRQSPSFKLSFSSGTKSNLTSQSSASNLPGSPGSPGSPGSPGSPGSVSKSTSQMAAITTKGGLVGLVDYPDDDEEDDEDEDKEETLLLSKKAKLESS, encoded by the exons GATACCTTGATTGTGTGGTCTGAAGCTGAAAACTATGATTTGGCACTTAGCTTTCaagaaaaagcaggatgtgatgaaatatgggaaaaaatatGTCAG gtTCAAGGCAAAGACCCTTCTGTTGATATTACTCAGGACCTTGTTGATGAATCTGAGGAAGAACGTTTTGATGATATGTCATCACCAGGTCTAGAATTGCCATCTTGTGAACTTAGTCGACTAGAAGAGATTGCAGAACTTGTGGCATCTTCACTGCCTTCACCATTACGCCGTGAAAAACTCGCACTAGCACTGGAAAATGAGGGTTATATAAAGAAGCTCTTAGAAATTTTTCATGTGTGCGAAGACTTGGAGAACATCGAAGGACTACACCACTTATATGAAATTATCAAGGGAATTTTCCTTTTGAACAGAACTGCACTTTTTGAAGTCATGTTTTCCGAGGAATGTATAATGGACGTAATTGGATGCCTAGAATATGATCCGTCTTTATCACAGTCACGGAAACACAGGGAATTTCTGACTAAAACAGCCAAATTTAAAGAAGTGATACCTATATCTGATCCAGAGCTGAAGCAAAAAATACATCAGACATACAGAGTACAGTATATTCAAGATATGGTCCTACCCACTCCCTCAGTTTTTGAGGAAAATATGCTATCAACACTTcattctttcatcttttttaataaagtggAAATAGTTGGTATGTTACAG GAAGATGAAAAATTTCTGACAGACTTGTTTGCACAACTAACAGATGAAGCCACagatgaggagaaaagacaggaaTTG GGTATGGATGATGCACAAGTACGAAGTGCAGCCACTGATATATTCTCTTATTTGGTTGAATACAACCCATCCATGGTACGAGAGTTTGTCATGCAGGAAGCGCAGCAGAATGATGAT GATATATTGCTCATTAACCTTATTATAGAACACATGATTTGTGACACAGATCCAGAACTTGGAGGGGCAGTGCTACTCATGGGTTTGCTTCGTACTTTAGTTGATCCAGAAAATATGCTTGCCACTGCCAAT aaaacagaaaagacagagTTCTTGGGTTTCTTCTACAAACATTGTATGCATGTTCTGACAGCCCCTTTATTGGCCAATACTACAGAGGACAAGCCTAGCAAAG ATGATTTTCAGACGGCCCAGCTCTTGGCATTAATACTGGAATTGCTGACTTTCTGCGTAGAACATCATACCTATCACATAAAGAACTACATCATTAACAAAGATATCCTGCGGAGGGTTCTCGTTCTCATGGCCTCGAAGCACGCTTTCCTGGCATTGT GTGCCCTTCGTTTCAAGAGGAAGATAATTGGGCTAAAAGATGAATTCTACAACCGTTATATAATGAAAAGTTTTTTGTTTGAACCTGTGGTCAAAGCATTTCTAAATAATGGTTCCCGTTATAATCTGATGAACTCTGCCATAATAGAGATGTTCGAATTTATCAGAGTG GAAGATATAAAATCGTTAACGGCTCACGTAATTGAAAATTACTGGAAGGCACTGGAAGATGTAGATTATGTGCAGACATTCAAAGGGCTGAAACTACGATTTGAGCAACAAAGGGAAAGACAAGATAATCCAAAACTTGACAG CATGCGCTCCATTTTGAGAAACCACAGATACAGAAGGGATGCAAGAACCctggaggatgaggaggaaatGTGGTTTAATACTGATGAGGATGATATGGAAGATGGAGAGGCAGTGGTGCCCCCTTCTGACAAACCTAAAAATGATGAGGATATTATGGACCCTATCAGTAAattcatggaaagaaaaaaat tGAAAGAGAGTGAAGAAAAGGAAGTTCTTCTGAAAACTAACCTTTCAGGTCGTCAGAGCCCAAGTTTCaagctttctttttccagtgGTACAAAATCTAATCTTACCAGCCAGTCATCTGCAAGTAATCTGCCTGGATCCCCTGGGTCCCCTGGGTCTCCAGGGTCCCCTGGCTCACCAGGATCAGTTTCTAAAAGCACATCTCAGATGGCAGCTATTACAACTAAG GGAGGCCTCGTTGGGCTTGTAGATTATcctgatgatgatgaagaggatgatgaagatgaagataaAGAGGAAACTTTACTTTTGtcaaagaaagcaaagcttGAGTCATCATAA